CGAGATGATTCGTATTCCTTTTTTTAGATATGACTtgtgtatttgtttaatatattAGTGTATAAAATTTAAACTTTTTGAAGAATAATTTATGGCTATTAGTGTTGATGGGTATAGCAATCTTGAGTTGAGTATTCCAAAATCAGGGGATGAGCTAGCATAGAGGTTACGGGTTCGGTTGAACCCAATAACTTTTGTTCATATTCTATATTTgtctaaaaaattaattaaaatatacaaattattaatttagaactcagtaaATCAGTAGTTTAAAAAGATTAAAATCCAAAACCCATTAGATTCAAATCTTTACTTCGTCTCTATCCAAAATTGGGTAGTGAATTTTGCCTATATATATGGATACATGGTATTTTGTAAATATTGATAGCTTGATTGAAATGAAACAGCTCCAAATGGAGCTGAACTGATATTGCGAAAACTTGGCCCAAAGTTTGTCATTTATAAGATTGAATTGTTAAACAACTTGATTCAAATGAATAAATAGAAGTTCAACTCCATTAAACAAATCAACGCAATTTCTGCCTTATAGCATATAATAAGCATAGATAAAGAAAGTTTAATGAACTGGTGTAATGACTTACAGAAAGCAATTTGCCTACTGAGTTAGATAGATAGATACATTTATTTCATGTGATATATTCTTATGCCGAATGTTATTTTACCCTTATTTCAGGCCATTTTTGGTGTATTTGATGGGCATGGAGGAGCAAAAGCTGCCGAGTTCGCAGCAAAGAATTTGGGCAGGAACATTATAAATGAAGTAGCGTTAAGGAGTGAAGACGGACTTGAAGAGGCAGTGAGAGAGGGTTACCTTTCTACAGAGACAGACTTCCTAAAGCTAAATACAAATGGAGGGAGTTGTTGTGTTACAGCACTGATACAAAATGGACAACTTATTGTATCAAATGCCGGCGATTGTCGCGCTGTAATGAGCAGAGGAGGCGTAGCAGAGGCGCTCACAGTCGATCACCGGCCTTCTAGGCAAGATGAAATGGAAAGAATTCAGAGTCTGGTAAGAAACAATGACTATTTTTCAAGAACATTGATTGTGGAAATGCGCTTCAATTTTCTTGTTATCTTGCTGTTGTTGGTACTATGTCGTGTTACGTTTTCTTTCCATAGTTTGTGcactattattttcttttcaaaaagtgATGTGACTATGCTTCACCCGAGCCGAAGGACATACTATCATTCTCAGACCTTACTTGTGGATTACACTGATTTTGTTGTTGTATTGATTGTGAAAATGCCGTAAGAAAAATCATTCGAAACCATCTATGTTTTGTACTTATGGTTTTTTGAAAAACTTAATTTGCAGGGTGGTTATGTAGATTGTTGCCGGGGTGTGTGGAGAATTCAAGGATCTCTAGCTGTATCAAGAGGAATAGGAGATTCTCATCTTAAAAGATGGGTAATAGCTGAACCGGAGACAAAAATATTGACTATTGAACCAGAATGTGAATTCTTGATCCTTGCCTCTGATGGACTTTGGGAAAAGGTATAACTGCTGAAAAAAGTCTGTTAATTTGAAAGGTAGTACTAGAATGTATCGGCGGAGCTAGCCTTTCGATTGCCGGCTGTTCTAGTGAACCTAGTAGCATTAGTCCAAATACCGTATTTATCTTAAGAAATCTATTAaattttatacaaattattaatttagaaccagTAGTTTAGAAAAATTATAATTCCGATAAGCTTCAAATAATCTTGGCTCCTCCTATGTATCTTTTGAAGCGGTGAATAAATCCAAATACTCAAGTTTATATTGTGTAAAGAAATTGGGAAATTGGGGTGCTAAATTTTCTTTGAATATTTTTTCAGGTTACTAATCAGGAGGCGGTGGAGGTAGCGCGACCTTTGTGCATAGGTGTTGATAACGTACAACGATTATCTGCTTGTAAAAAGCTTATTGATTTGGCAGTAATGAGAGGATCCTCTGATGATATAAGCGCAATGATCATTCAGCTAAGTCAATTTGTTCAATAAACCAATGCTAGGAAGAATTAATCTGCTTAAATGATGAACTTGTTGGTGTTCAGATTTTGGTCACTTGCGCAAAATGGAAGTTCACAGGCTAAATCATTAGGGGTTTTCAGTCTTAATCAAGCTTAACAGGACAATTATTAGTGTCATATGTAATTTACTGGATAACTACAAGTGTGAAGGTGTTAGAATTGCAGGGCAATTCTTGATGTTCATATGTGTGTTATCTAAATTTCTTGGATCACTCATAGCCAAATTCAATTTGGATAGGTTTAACATGTTACTTTTAagacattttattttttgtaagcAAATTATTTAGGCTATAGAAGGCATGATTTTCCTGTATACTCTTCCCCATTTGGGATGACTTGTAAACCTTAATCATCGAATTTAGATATGAAATATTAGAATTTAATGACTTATGAccttgtttacccgaaaaacggatagaattaaatttgtacgtagttctaagggcaTGTGAGAAGATGATGTATagattaagcaagatgaatcaatctatgaagctaaaaaggataactcttcaatataggagtgTATGATATCTTAGTTACAATGTATGCAAAAATTTGGtccttacagaaataataaccatctcatttatagtggaggaatcctactttagatataattaaaaatacatagtgggagacccatgataaatcagttttttcaTAATTCCTGCtaggattctctcctctagtacGATTGCAACAGCTCTTGTCTAgaagctcgatattgactcgagctctcgatcttgactcgagctcgattctgactcggatccttatattgattcggggtcagtgttggtcggtctctacctcataagctcgataactttattttgcatcatagttcgatttggattcgagctcgataatgatatcaagctcgacattgatcggtctCTAGGGCTCGAAACTTGGTGACCTCACTTCGGACCTCAACCTGATATTATGAAGACGCTCTTCGATCCAATGCATTACCATTTCGACCCGTTCGTACGAAGGACTAAttggttttaaccgtatacagatagtcccctcgtttctcgggaagaatgtagcgagaaacgacatgatttcCCAACGGCTCGATCAGATATAAGCTGGCGTTTACAttgggctcgatcatgacgcacgtgatagatgtcccgtcggtttagtttttcaaggcatttaatacGTGTCGGGTGGTGATCGGCCACTGCTGATGTTGAACCGCCATTgctcaatctataaatagcccctccttttaccatttatcacttttacatctccAAAATTTCCAAGTTCTTCTTCTGAGTTCATCTATAAATCCGTGACTTTTTATTgcaaaatctttcttcaaaaacACCACATCTTTGTTACCTCCTTCTATTTTCAATCTTTAAATCCAAAATGGATAAAACATCAAAAACCATTCCTCataaagaaaaagcttcttcttcacaacCGACCGCCGACAAAACACCAATggcacggcctgaggagtgcgttcctgGGGCGTGCgttcttacctccgattttaaggtcgataaaggccTGTCAGTTCTCGGCCGATGTGAGCCAGTATTGAGGtatatgtgttcgataaccgagggGCACCTCGAGCAGCTAAAGAAAGATTACAAttgggagaacaaagaaatagTAATCCCGTCTTCTGaagaagatatcaccacttacgtgaaagggtttttaagtgtgtatacttatcatttcacgttaggtcccctcgaccctgttattattgatttctgtcgtcaataccaaataaccctaggccagatccatccttctttttggcggatcgttattttgatttGTTTCTTCGTGAACAAAATCGAGTGGAtacctttcaccctcgaccatcttattCGATTGTATTGCCCTCGCCTCtttcgaggcgggttaataaaacttcagcgccgggctaccaaggttctgttctcgagcatagacgaggacatggatcgaggctggatgggcaggttcgttcgagtgaagacttcggacctgatttcGACTAAAAAGATGCCATTttccgaggagtggaacatgaagcgtaagtgtaattctgttgttatctcaTACTATTTTGCCCCctttatttcttttctcaccgatatcccatttttgtgatgcagcggttccttggatgcccggtgcagtTTTCgacctcaagaactgggtacgagaTCTAGCTTCAACCTCTACATATGttgagcgctcatggcgcgattttgtcaaagggccgatgggaggccaaaaatcatggtaagcctcttTCTCGTATCTTTGGTAATTCCAACGAAATGCTTTTTGTGTACTTAAATCAATTTTCCTGTATGTAGATGTAGGCAAAGATGCGGTTCTGAGGCCCTCGCCCGGCGAAAGAGAGGCTTCGATCTTTGTTCCAAAACCAATGAAggataataagaggaaaagggcCTCTACTtccgaagatccaaaaccgaagatGAAGATGGCTCGCAAGCCGAGGAAGACTACCATCTTTTTAACCATGGAATCagttctgcgtctaagggatgaagacgaggaagaagaagaaaatgatgggtcTGTGTTGGTGGTCCGAAtgaagaaaaccatcgatgccCCAAAGGCAGCTGTGTCGATGGTGATTTATAAAGCTCCGCCTCGGACTGAGGAGATATCGGAGGAAGGTTCGAGCAGAATCCCCGAACCGTTAGAGATTGAGGATGCTTCCCACCGAAATTAACAAACTGTGGGTATATCAGAAGAGGCTGATCCTGAGGCTCTCCGAACTAAGGAGAATGCCCCAAGAAAGTcgcttggggcaatagtaatcggagactcgccCAATCTCCCTGCCTTTTCTgaaggggcgattcgggaagcccaagctttgggggccctcgagatAAACCGACTTCCCCTTCATGTGATTTGTTTACTGGTGTCGAGGATGTTGCTGGCCCTAGTGATGTGTCGGGCCTTTTCTGTAAAGTGCAACAAGCTCTAAATTGGGTAAGCTCTAACTCCCTTCGTTGATACCACTTTCATGTTTGCTATTCTTTTcttaacttcttttcttctttcttcgtaAGCCGCAgcagttcatcgagaagcatgttctcgatCTCGATCCGAGTTGCGTTGATATGAGGTCGACCTGCAACGGGTCATGGAGGAGAGGAACGCCCCTTAAACTCCTCTTAGGGCAAAGGGGAGAGGAAAtcaaagacctccgagctgagttggccaaggctcaccaagatcagaccgatctgtccgagcaggtaatgatactaTTAAAAGTTTATGGGCTCGATATCAGAATGATGGCTAATTTTTCGGTCTCATAGCTGCAGCAGAAACTTGAGATGATCGGGAAActccgtgaggaggtcgatgtgataaaggcggagtccttgaagtggaaagaaagtatggaccgctttgctgcagagaaagaggctgctcgagcccaattatcatcagTCGAAACCTAACTTCAAAGCATGAAGGAGAAAATTTCGGTTCAatcaagaagaatagaggagctcgaggctcggttggcctccgaACATGCCAAGTCAAATctgatgccgaaaaggcaaaggccgatgcagATGCATTCGTAGCCGTCTATCAGGCCGATGCTAAAGCTGTTCAGGTACAAACAAGAGAGGCAGCCAAGATCGCAATCattcgagcacattgggttgctgaacttgctaagtgtcgatctcggagggagaccctcgaggagatccatgctcgaggtttagATCTCaccaaaaagataaaaaaaaaggctaaagagctcgaagccgatgctgaagccttggcttccgatAGTGATGATGCTGatgctgatgatgatgatgggaggaAGAGTGGGTCCGAGAGCGGAGAGGAGCCCAATGGAGAAGAGACTGCCCCCgtagataaccaagaaacttagcccttagtttttattttggttttttgtGTAGGGTCATGTTCGGACATTGTATACATTCTTGTATATTTATAaagatcttttcttttcccgACTTTCCTCTGTTTTATTCTCTGCCTCgtgaagattttgtttcattcatgccttatgaaggtTTTCATAAGGCTTTAGGAAATTTTGATCGAACTTGGACCttgtagcctttataaccgagtgagtgcttgctcaaactcgaaataaggtagctcgtaggcttagtagtcgagttaaGTTATTgcttcgaacttgaagtaatgtagcccgtaggcttattagtcgagtgagtgattgttcgaactccAAATAAGAATAGCCCGtatgcttagtagtcgagtgagtgcttgctcgaactcgaagtgatgtagcccgtaggcttattggTCGAATGAGTGgttcgaactcgaggtaatgtagctcataggcttaatgatcgagtgagtgattgctcgaactcgaagtaagagtagcctatagacttagtagtcgagtgagtagttcaaactcaaagtaatgtagcctgtaggcttaatggtcgagtgagtgattgctcgaactcgaaataagagtagccagtaggcttagtagtttagtgagtgcttgctcgaactcgaagtgatgtagcccgtaggcttaatagtcgagtgagtgatttgaactcgaggtaatgtagcatgtaggcttagtagtcgagtgagtagttcgaactcgaagtaatgtagcccgtaagcttaatggtcgagtgagtgattgctcgaactcgaaataagagtatcccataggcttagtagtcgagtgagtgcttgctcgaactcgaagtgatgtagaccataggcttagtagtcgagtgaatgattcgaactcggggtaatgtagctcgtaggcttaatggtcgagtgagtgattgctcgaacttgaagtaagagtagcccgtaggcttagtagtcgagcgagtgcttcaaactcgaagtaatgtagcccgtaggcttaatagtcgagtgagtgcttgatcgaacttgaagtaatggtCGGCCCTTGAGcatgtttgcataatagatcatGAAATAGATGATGGGTTGTGAGATATGAGATATGGGCAAAGAAGTTTCTTTTCATGTCGTTATACATGTGTTTATATTTTGTACCAGGAATCGAGCAATCTATAcgagcatggttcattttgaccatt
The sequence above is drawn from the Nicotiana tabacum cultivar K326 chromosome 13, ASM71507v2, whole genome shotgun sequence genome and encodes:
- the LOC107815447 gene encoding putative protein phosphatase 2C 53; this translates as MPCAIALTNSPIFSPSQQTPKLLSPYFCKPSSVSSPANHKSFYVSSSLLSPSPKSPLSPLTYNRNLREEEEKEEAVCSTSSSSTILKRKRPARITIPIGSLSLEHAPREESGQMDEVEVEEEGYSVFCKRGKKRGDMEDRYSAVIDHAKDGSKQAIFGVFDGHGGAKAAEFAAKNLGRNIINEVALRSEDGLEEAVREGYLSTETDFLKLNTNGGSCCVTALIQNGQLIVSNAGDCRAVMSRGGVAEALTVDHRPSRQDEMERIQSLGGYVDCCRGVWRIQGSLAVSRGIGDSHLKRWVIAEPETKILTIEPECEFLILASDGLWEKVTNQEAVEVARPLCIGVDNVQRLSACKKLIDLAVMRGSSDDISAMIIQLSQFVQ